The Magnolia sinica isolate HGM2019 chromosome 11, MsV1, whole genome shotgun sequence DNA window TATTTTATCcgcgctgttcatccatttttcattatCACGGCAGGTAACTGAAAAATGaacacaaaactcaagtgggccactttatatgaaatagtggggattaaatgcttaacattgaaaacttattgggagccaACGAAGTTTAATATCAAGCTTATACTTATGTTTTTCCTTAATACATTCAGGTATCGGCGACCTTCgaacaggttcgatggcaaataaacatttatgGTGTGCTTAAGAAGTTTCAACGGTTAGTATCATTATCCCCAATGCTTTCATTAACGTGTTCTGTTTGAATTTTAGATCTAGCTATTTTTAAACAAAATGCTCTaacattatctttaaaaatggatggacggagtggataaaataaatacatccttAGGGGCCCCACCGATCTTTGGCACGTATACACAATACAGTGGTCGTGTTCAACACCACGCGATCCGAGTCCTAATGGGAAAAGGGCATGAGGGCTGGGGGATTGTCCGAAAAAtccagagaaagaaaaaaaagaaaggaagaaaaaggaatATAAGAAGCCAGAGATGCCAGAATCAACCACTTCAAAATCAATTCCAAAATAGGAGAGAAAGTAATTGTCACAGAGAGAGTGGTAAGAAGAAAATCTTTCGAAGAGAAGAGaatagaagagaaagaagagaagaggagaagagaagGCAGGCAAAGCCTGTTTTCTGAATCTTCTTCCTCTGAgaagaaagcaaaagaaaaatagaaaagaagaaatgTTGGTTTGGTGCTTGGGAGAGCATAGGGTCCGTCAGATCCAACGTACCCTACGCCATGGAAAGGTCTACATCCTCTGCCTACTTCTCACCATCGTCGTTCTCCGCGGCACCATCGGCGCTGGAAAATTCGGCACTCCTCAGCAAGACTTCAATGAGATCCGCAGCCATCTCGTCTCCCGCAAGCGCTCAGAACCTCACCGCGTCCTTGTCGAGGCTACCACCGAATCTACAGTCACCACCACCAACAACAACAACGTTAATAAGCCGGTGGTGATACAagatgaggaagaggatgagAAGCCCGATCCTAACAAACCCTACAGCCTCGGCCCCAAGATCTCGGATTGGGATGATCAACGTTCTGGATGGCTCCGCAAGAACCCGTCTTTCTCCAATTTCATCGGTCCCGACAAGCCTAGAGTCCTTTTGGTCACGGGTTCTTCTCCCAAGGCCTGCGAGAACCCCGTCGGAGACCATTACCTCCTCAAGTCCATCAAGAACAAGATCGATTACTGCCGGCTCCATGGGATAGAGATCTTCTACAATATGGCCCTCCTCGATGCCGAGATGGCTGGCTTCTGGGCCAAGCTCCCCCTCATTCGCAAGCTCCTTCTCTCTCACCCGGAGGTTGAGTTCCTCTGGTGGATGGACAGCGATGCCATGTTCACTGACATGGCTTTTGAGGTTCCATGGGACCGCTACAAGGATGTCAATCTCGTCATGCACGGCTGGAATGAGATGGTCTACGATCAGAAGAACTGGATCGGTCTCAACACCGGGAGCTTCCTCTTCAGGAATTGCCAGTGGTCCCTTGATCTCCTCGATGCCTGGGCCCCCATGGGCCCCAAAGGCAAGATCCGGAATGAGGCTGGGAAGCTCCTGACTCGGGTGCTTAAAGATCGGCCCGATTTCGAGGCCGATGATCAGTCTGCGATGGTCTATCTTCTCGCCACGCAGCGGGACATATGGGGTGACAAGGTCTACCTCGAGAGCGCCTATTACCTGCATGGGTATTGGGGAATCCTTGTGGACCGCTACGAGGAGATGATTGAGAATTACCACCCGGGGCTCGGGGATCACCGATGGCCACTCGTCACCCATTTCGTTGGCTGCAAGCCCTGTGGAAAGTTTGGGGACTACTCGGTTGAGAGGTGCTTGAAGCAGATGGATCGGGCCTTCAATTTTGGGGACAACCAGATCCTGCAGATGTATGGGTTCACGCACAAGTCGCTTGGGAGCCGGAGGGTCAAGCGTACCCGCAATGAGACCAGCAATCCACTTGAGGTAAAGGATGAGCTCGGGCTGCTCCACCCGGCTTTCAAAGCTGTCAAGGTCTCCTCTTCTTGATCACCCATCATCTTGACCTTATGAATGCCCTCCTCCCTGCCACTGTGACAAATTTTGATCTAGTTACCTCATTAAAGGCATAATATGTATGAGATGGTGTTCATATGTTCTTCTTTTTGTTCCGGGTGATGTTCTGTTGTTGTTTAGTTCGAATGTTCTATTCTTTTTTCACCATTTTGTGTTTACAGTGCCTTAATTTAATGGTTTACAACAGAGACAGTTGTTTTCGTCTTTGCAGTCGAATCCTGTTCATGTAGTCCATAATGTCTGTGTTCGGGTGCTAAGCAAGACCATTTCATTTCTGATCTGTCTGTTATCTACTTCATCTGAAGATCTATTGAATTCCATATGCACAAACAGTTGCTAGCTTGTTTCTTTGGTGTTATCATCTTATGTTTGTGTAGCTGTACTTTCTACTGTTTACACTGATGATTTTGAATTCCTCTTGTTCATGTACTCTTAATAGACCTTTCACCCCCAAGCCATCAAGCTTTTGCATGGACAATGGTTTGCCTGCACTGTTGAGGCATTGCGTTGTATCTTGACCAATTCTCATTTATGTCTGATGCTCTTATGTTATTCTCTTTGTAAACTCGAGTGGACGATGCATGTGTGGAAGATAAATATTTCCTCCTTTGTGACTTCAGGACTAAGGGCCTTTTTTCTCACATTAGATCATTATCTAAGGTATTCTTCTTTCTGTTTTAGTCATTGATGAAAAGGATTGTTTACTTGTGTCCCTTTATATGAGTCTAATCATATTTGGAAATTCAATCTGAGCACTTGCAAAGTTCTGGAAGTTAGCTCAAAACTGTTTGAGACGTGGGTTGAATTGGCGGATATTTGATATTTTTAATACCAGAGAAAATCTTGATCTACTACTGTTCTACTAGACGATTTCATCGTTTTCTTAGATCTTCATCAGTTCAATTAGATTGAGTTCGCATGTTTTAGATGTCCTTTATGGAAAGGAGTCAGTAATGTGTTAGCTTAGTTGTTGAAAAGATTATAAAATCAGTAGATATGCTATGATAAATACAAGATTACATGTATGTTCTCTACACAACAACGCGAGACTGTCATTTCTCTGAATTTACTAGTTACGTGTTGAATTTCCCCACACACCTTTTGCACTGGGCACACATGCCAACCTGGCTATTTTTTGGCATGTCTGATCAGTGCATGAGGTGGGCCCAAAGATTAACATAGACAAATTAGGATGGCCCCTTCATCAGGTAGGTTGTGTTTCTTGACTGTGAGTCTCTTTCTTATAGGTGTTGCCAGCCTGCTGAGTGTGCCTATGATCTTTCCTCAAATGGTCATATTCACAATGGGGGACCACCTTATGCATGGTTCCGATGTCTGACACACTCAACGCGTGCTGCATCCATAGGTGTTTGGAGCCACCATTCAGTTGTTGATTGCCCCATTCTTTGGTATTTGTGTTTAAAAGATTTTAGGGTTTTTATATGCACTTGTATTTGAGAAACAACAAAGGGTATAAAAGACCTGCCGTCTGTGGATTCAAAATCGATGCTTGATGCATATGTGTTGGATCTGGATGTTCgtccaatggaccccactttggtttGTTGTTCCGGAGATGTTAACCATTCATTGCAACCTGTAAATGGACAATAAACCAAAACCTAGTCAGGAAATTGATcgtactcgcctcgaagtttgggcaaattacctagaatgcTACGACACTATATATATTCCCTGAAGCGCCTCACTTTGGTTCAATAGTTGCACGGTTTTCTAGGGACTAAGAAGTTACCTCGTATTTAATGTcaataaagtgatgtgtacggaaccatTTTTACGCGtgggcaaggactaaactcgtggggcccatattgatgtatgtgtataatccatgccgtccatcctctttactgtgacattttagggctagggtccAAATATCACCCTGATCCAGAACTCATGtcggtcacataatagaaaataatcctGACAATGGAACccgctgttgaaacttttcactaTTGATATTTAAGCCCTCACGAGCTCTAATATATGGCAAATATTTGGGtactagccctaaaatgatatgacaaaaaggatgggcggcatggattattcacatacatcaatgtaggccccactagatggtccttgccaaggcctatCAAAATGAAGACTTCGACCTGtataggaagtgaacacgttgctgCAAACtacgaaccatgcaacatgacaactacgaccaatataacatggcaactacgacccatgcaaaccacgactcaaatgggcccacattgatgtatgtgaataatccatgtcgcccatcctttttgttgtgtcattttaggagtagagtcaaatatcaaccatGACCCTTTGTAGATGAAAACCACGAtttattgtgcatgtgaaccatgacccttcaaatggatcgcggttgtcatgtagcaagggtcgtggttgtcatgttatatgggtcatggttgtcatgttatataggtcgcggttgatataggttgtggttgtcatgttatataggtcgtagttgtcatattatagggGTCGTTATTGTCACGAGTcatagttttcatgttatatgggtcgtggttgtaatgtggcaagggtcgtggttgtgatgtggtaagggtcatggttgttatgttatatgggttgtggttgtaatgtggtaagggttgtagttgttatgggtcgtggttgtcatgttatatgggttgtggttgtcgtgggtcgtagttatcatgttatatgggtcgtggttctcatgtgatgctATTAGAAGTGGATAATgctcaagtcaggactttttgggtccacagcgagctagccgacaaggtggatggatcggatcaccccacgccttaagctatggtaccaatggtttggtagaaaatgaagtgaacacgttgcaaaccacgaaccacgcaacatgacaaccacgacccatataacatggcaaccacgacccatgcaaatcacgacccaaatgggcccatattaatgtatgtgaataatccatgccgtccatcctttttgttatgtcattttaggggtaaggtcAAATGTCAACCACGACtctttgtggatgaaaaccacgatccattgtgcatgtgaaccacgaccattcgaatggatcatggttgtcatgtagcaagggtcgaggttgtcatattatgtaacgccctgaaagtcgggagtcgagcagaagctcagctcccgagttccaacgcatcacttgtgcatcatagataatgatgattgaatgttgttcatattagtgcattaaacatgagtgagattataccaaaacagcatatcatactccagagacagttaaatttcgcaagcggaagactgtgatagatatataaaatatataaactgtcgtaagtctccagagtgtgaacatgttaccaggttaaatatatacatgtatactccaaaaaaaaaggacaaaatgaatatacatgggtgttccaaaagtgcaaaataacaagtgtaatgacatctaatcagcatccatgtaatctcgtcgatcagaacatggtctacatagacccgcctgatagctgcatataggagaaaccctcctcatcatcataaaagtccggctccgcctcatacgcatcgccatcatctgaaactaaaacagggtctggtgggtgtttaaaacaccgtcccgtaacgtgagagtgagtgatcaactcagtggaacaataaaacaaaggttaacatgttatcaattcagttaagcagtaatgataacgcaatacaacaatcaggtcctaagtactgtTATTAgtgtaagaatgatatgaaataatgatgcatgccgtcGCCTGCGCTTCTtcaacgacttcatctcacgatcgcggcatgaaacacttcctcagtgcttgacctgctacgccaaaggcacacgtaatgcggtgcatgcacgtgattagccatgtttcttacttaggtttattcatacaacaagattgagaaactaaggtacctctcttatatcaattcccaaataatgatccattttagggtcgtcagtcctagtaaatctcatacgatgttgcggttctaagtCACAATAAAGGcctcatcacctgatcagtgtaggcctagtttatactctagttgctacggaaagactcgtcgcctcaacgcagtctcagagtatactcgaggtcactacaaagggctcgtcacctgatcagtgtaggccgacagcttgaatacagtgtcccataccaccgtattcggctcacgaggcggtgttgttcactggtcactatgggtaggctcgtcaccccggcgtaggccgacagctcgatcacgatgtcccataccaccatgcccgactcatgagtcttagtggatcgaggtatcAAGGAtaaaggggtttccactggtgagtttggtatcttagattcaagcagtagtgtccatacatggtgaacatacatcaggtcaatcgggttacttaacgagctcgactagtacgagtgtacgtcgagccgatcgacatggagtgcgtaagcactccgtgtggcctaaccactgtcgacaacctaagtacgactcggattcatcgaacacgttcggtgtggcgaaacaacttCAGCCACAAATCCGGgacctgttaccaattgcctggactataccatagtcccaatcacacttcaaatacaataggcattcatatgtgctagtcaAAACAGTATGTAGcaacaaattcaaatataaatttcatataagcatttaaacgAACACCTagagtacatgttaacatacatagacattcatccataaaacacgtagtagtaagataggttatatgaatgAAATTGTAACTatatataagggaattgagaatcatatctcaacaccctaattaaagacatttcaacaagcattttctcattaaggcattttaacaaacacttagactacacatattacatacttgaaataaattagttaaaacacatatcgtagcaaatccttccacataagaattgccacacgtacaactaTCATGTAGCCTCAAAtataaatcatggcaaacacaagtcataattccatactcattcaaacatttcaacaaacacctggaatgcattaaaatcaacatagtttacatatatgtgtaatatacgggaaacatcgtatctaagcatatgagatagcaatcaagttagtcataaatcattactgacattgaaagccttgaaaaccataacctaaacgtttatagtccgcacctttcaccggtaaactcaTACCAAGCTCAGCTTGAAcattacgtctttgtctacggcaccacgacaacctatagcatgaaataggttagctatttcatcacttacactatttgaaaccctaaaacaggttagggttaggtttttttacctaagaatggaatcggaatcgcccgtatagcgatataggaatggtggttaagcacgtggagcggcggAAAGAATCTCAGGAACGAACTCCAACTCTcaccctcactttctctctctttccttctcttttctctcttctctcccttagggttttccaaattcgtatggaatgggagagagagggtttaagccctttatataggctcagaagtgatgggaatggcctcagggccaaggtatactaaGGTTACAGCCAAATAATGTCTGTTCCGATCCAACAAaacacttctggaggcccctttgctgaatgcggtcggacttaaactccctagctatggatctaagtcaagctaAGATCTCAgcccgatcggatcagtggatcgaccgtgggggaccggtttcaattcaacggtcaccggtgctcgatcagggccacaagtgcactgacctgtgttgaaaattttccctgatccgagggtgtaattgggtcagctTTCGACGatcagaatccttagatttggcctgcaagtgaaatgactcaattcacttaagtcctatttcattttataaaaatattcacgtttctcacacacttcgctccgggctcaagttgtgcgtttctaaatactattaggacttgatttccgagatggtatTCAAGTCCAATGaggcagtcataaccatatagtttcgccgtcatcggactttcgacgcgcagtccaggttcgatacagagtttcaaggtgctcccgagagcaactgggtttagagatggatcctaagtttttaggtaacgtagcattagcggttctactcattttgagTTTTGcggttcgtatttaaagtggttcaagctaattctactgagtattcagtttagtacttaactaaattatgccataattacgacagaatatggtcctagggtagttctacgcCACTTTTTGacacttttaattagtatattattttaattatttttctagtagttcgtCATCAAGTCTagttcatctctaccaaattttattagatttcgtctcatagaaaaattctaaaaattctagaagcagcagcggacagttgtcacaacgacctatatttaaatatattaaaattttattatatttttcacttatttttatatgaaattaaacttatcaagcttcaatctggcttttgaatcacctaaatcagagttataacgagggagatatgactttttgaagttagaCAAAAAATGCAGAAAAAAGGCAGAAAACGGGCTGCCCGATGTGCTGTGGCTTGCCAGGCATGCTGGCCAGCGAGGGCGCCGCTCGCTGGACCCTGGGGCGATGCCATCCCCTCCCCCCCTCGCCCTCGGGGATGCCAAGAATGTACGGGACacacctcgggtccccccgatttgcgtcatttgggcccccgagtccgtttgatgTGGTTTCACCGAACCGAGATTTGAAACGGGTGCATCTTTCAATCTGGAATGGGTTAcgcgacgtgcaatatatgattttggggtagaagaagctaaTCTATCCGAATAAGCTATTTATATCGTGAGATTCTaaaaaggttaatggtcaaaagcccattttatttatgtatttaccatttatagtaagttttagtttaagtattgtttttcatcatttaaactttaaaattagtatctaatatgaaagtacttggagaaatttgaagaataaggtggtgaaaggtgagatttttgaaggaaatgagtTGAAAGAGGATTTGAGGCTTTAAGATTGAGTTCTAAGAAGTCaattaaggtgttatgatcgactcattgcccaaggacgtctaatTCCAGGTTGgaaaaaatccggggtgttacaatctaccccccttaaaaataatttcgtcctcgaaattggctaagggtaatgagtaaagaTTTCATTATTTCTTTTGCTATGTTTTATTGacttcaagtttatatgcgtggcagggtgtatactatctatgctagtctggcttATTTTAGTCTATcctccttaaaactttttcaccctgaaatTGGCTAAAGTTCCTATTGGGTCCGTATTCAACGAGCACCTTGTAGATACATTGACATtggttattgcaattcaattgcaCCCATTGTcaggcctattctttaatatgaattggtttaatacttgaacCATAATTGCTTTTATTCAATGACTTCATTATtaacattctaaggaagattcagatcctatttaatgacctaaccttacgtataacctggatcaatttTCCTCGATCCTGGGCTAGTGGGGCAGGGGCCCACCACGCTTCCCTTGCGCCACTCTGATCCAACGAATGTATTAGCTGACCTAACTAGATTGGtctcataatgttctaccccccttaaaaatttaTTTTCACTCTCACGGCTCAAGGATCtatgtcctgatccgtatgtcggaataaggtgtaatttaggacttatccttgacatgaaatgggatacgatctcccaatacattggtcttccttccatcgatgatgtgtgttatgacattggtacctatggttatagaaagaagctaaaatgatgggtgttgtggttgattccagggacgggtgtgagtttgtggcaagatgcctaattctactcAAGAAGGAACTTTTGCTACAGTCtcgacttaccctctttaatcatgtccagtttaataccaTAAGATAATCTATATATTATTAGTACAAAAGGAAGTTGGACAAAACAGGTTAACGGGcagactatccttctaagttcatatgcacaatatgtataccagaatggtctgtgattcgggacctAATCCCTAACTCTCTGTTGcctatttgagaaatttcttgggcctaaaaaggaaaatctctattggctatatgttcttaacacttctcaaaggcggagtaataaacttttggttgtaagtggtcgggccatcacggaaggaaagttgtgtagtgggtctgagccagATACACAAaccttctgcctagctatgacaaattttgtcgtatcagttcttaatcctagttgatcctaatcttctgcttgatcagagcattgagttcattggtaactactaggattgagaattcgattcaaaccgcgaatacttcgcttatatatagtttcttTACTCCGTGTTTCCGATTGTAACAAGTTCTTAAGAAGGTAATTCCAAGGGTGTATTGATTTGACCTACATTAAAtccaagggatatataagttttctctgaacgTGACTAGTTTTTAAGTCAAAACAAACTTcttaagagttattaaagaagcctataagtattaaGGGGATTCAACGAAGGAACGAGGTCTCACTCTAACCTAATCAAGACAACTAAGTCTATTATTCAATTACCTTAGCATAATTAGTCTTTtatattccttagtataaccagtagcctagtcttaacttgggagtagctgtaatccaatagttgtaatccaaagtctatgctcatacgtagttgatttcataccatttctaatacaagaaattgttttatcgcttagggtcaaaagttgtctgattaGAATTGAGTTGTTCGAACCTGAATTTAATTGCGCTCGAGCACTTCACATATGCTCATACCAGCTAAAGAGGTCAtagggttcacgttattaatttattagatttcctatactgtcagatATTTTGAAATTTAGGAGTACCAACtctaggtccaaaactctaaatgtcTCAGCACTTGATGGCCACTGTTTATGGACTAAACTACAGTGTTTGGTCTCGCCCGTCGGTAGAGACCGTTCTAACAGAATTCGAGGGTCGAGATCCCGTTTCGACCTTCGCTCGACGCTTGCACTTGTCTTCTTCTTAGAACGGCTTGGACGGCTAGGCTCGGCCTGATCCGAGGCAGCTCTCTTCCTTCCTATGAGGGAAAGGTGCGTAGGGATCGAGAAGATGGCtgtaactagctcaaaaagagccattgggTTGAAAAAGCTTGTAGGGTGAGATGGGTTTGTGGGTTTGGAAGGTTACGAGACACAAAAGATGGGTTTTGTGCTCATATGTGTGTGAAAGGGTGGAGGGGTGGAAGGAGTTCGAAATTGTTAAGTACAACTCCAACTTGTCGATTATTGGTCTAAATGTGACTGAGATCAATTCACATGATCTCAGACGCATACGGGCTAAACTACAGTAGTCCATCTCGCCCGTTGGCGAAACTTGGGATTCTAATGTGGTTTttaaattccatcgccccctcctaagtcagagtgcg harbors:
- the LOC131219162 gene encoding xyloglucan 6-xylosyltransferase 2-like, whose amino-acid sequence is MLVWCLGEHRVRQIQRTLRHGKVYILCLLLTIVVLRGTIGAGKFGTPQQDFNEIRSHLVSRKRSEPHRVLVEATTESTVTTTNNNNVNKPVVIQDEEEDEKPDPNKPYSLGPKISDWDDQRSGWLRKNPSFSNFIGPDKPRVLLVTGSSPKACENPVGDHYLLKSIKNKIDYCRLHGIEIFYNMALLDAEMAGFWAKLPLIRKLLLSHPEVEFLWWMDSDAMFTDMAFEVPWDRYKDVNLVMHGWNEMVYDQKNWIGLNTGSFLFRNCQWSLDLLDAWAPMGPKGKIRNEAGKLLTRVLKDRPDFEADDQSAMVYLLATQRDIWGDKVYLESAYYLHGYWGILVDRYEEMIENYHPGLGDHRWPLVTHFVGCKPCGKFGDYSVERCLKQMDRAFNFGDNQILQMYGFTHKSLGSRRVKRTRNETSNPLEVKDELGLLHPAFKAVKVSSS